GCATACCTGGGAGAAAGCGATGCTTGAGCTGCGTAATGTTGATACGTTTTACGGCAATATTCAGGCCCTGCGCGATATTTCGCTCAAGGTGGAAGAAGGCGACATCGTAACCCTCATCGGGGCCAACGGCGCGGGAAAATCCACCACCCTCATGACCGTGTGCGGCATCAACCGCCCCCGTCAGGGCGAGATTTTCTGGTATGGCAAACCCATACATACCCTGCCCCCTCACGAAATCGTGGCCCTCGGCATTTCGCAGGTTCCCGAAGGCCGCCTGATTTTTCCCGACCTGAGCGTGCGCGAAAACCTGGATCTTGGCGCTTTTCTGCGGCAGGACAAGGAAGCGGTGAAGGACGACCTGGACTACGTGTTCAGCCTTTTTCCCATCCTTGCGGAACGCCGCAAGCAGGCCGGGGGCACCCTTTCCGGCGGCGAACAGCAGATGCTGGCCATCAGCCGCGCCCTCATGGGGAGGCCCAAGCTGCTCCTGCTGGACGAACCCTCGCTGGGGCTTGCCCCCATTATCATTCAGCAGATTTTTTCCATCATTCAGAAAGTCAATGCCAACGGCACCACGGTCTTTCTGGTGGAGCAGAACGCCAACCAGGCCCTGCGCATCGCCACGCGCGGCTATGTGATGGAAAACGGCCGTATTGTCATGAGCGACAGCGCCGCCAATCTTTTGAAAAGCGAAGAAGTGCGCACAGCCTATCTGGGCATGTAGCGCACAGCAGCTTCGGCTGTCTGGATAAAAATATAGCGCGGCGTTCATTACGAACGCCGCGCTTGTTTTTTGGCAGTTTTTTAGGGCAACTGTTTAAAATGCTTTGTGGGGGAGGGACCCTTTTGTAAAAGGGTCTCCTCCCCCACACCCCCTCCCCCTAAAACTTTTATTCCCTTCCGGAGCCTGCTACCTTTTTCAAAGGTAACAGGCTCCGGAAGGAACCAGAATATAGGCGCGCGGCCACGGCTTATTTTAGAGCAGTTTACGAATGAAATGAGTTAACTGCTCTGCAAGGATTTTTCTGAAAATCCTTGCCACGAAATGCGAGTAGGCAGGCTTTTGCCTGCCGTACGCGAGCATTTCAAGTGTTAAATGCTCTAGGTAAGCTCTGATTAAAGAGCCTCCTGGAAACGTTGATTTATTCTCTGCCTCCCGGCAGTTCGGCTATGGATTCCCCGTCTACAGAATGGGCCTGATAGCTCCTGCGCGCCGCCGCTTCCGAAGTATTGGCGTAGCAGTACACACAGCCGTGGGGGCAGGTATTGTACTGGCCGATATCCTTGCAGGGCACGCACAAACAGGTGGGCCGCTGGCCGGGGTCACGGGGGTACTCCGTCCCCAGAGCGGCGCCGAAAACGCCCGACGCACCGGGCAAAAGCATCTGCTCGCTGACGCTCATGCCGAAAAGATCCAGCACGTCTGGATGACGGCGGGTCAGTTGAAGTATGAGTTCAGGATCAGTGCAGCGGTTATGCTCCACTCCCTGGGCTGACAAATCCGCCTTTTCGCCGCAGGTGGCGGCCCGCATGCCGTGCCGCGCGCAGATTGCCGCTATGGCCGCCGCCATACGGCGCATTTCATCGGGCGTAAAATCGCGCCAGGCCATGCCCTTGCGCCGCAGATTTTCCGCCACCTTGCGGTAGGGGGCGATGTCGGCAAAACTGAAGACGAGCTTTGTGGTGCAACCCGCCAGAGCTTGCGCCAGCCGCTCCACCCGCTCCAGCAAATCCTCGCAGGAAAGCATGCGGCCGCCGGGATTGGCGGCCAGCATAAGAGGGTCGAAACGCCACACCACACGATCCGGCCCCACCGCTTCCGCCAGACGCCGGAATGTCTCCACCCGACGCTCCAGCGGCGGCACCCCCGGTTCCCAGCCTTCGGCCTCGTAGTCGTTGAGCGTGTATTGCACGTAAGAGGCAAGGCCGCGCGCCTCCACGGCAGGCAGATGCGCAATGAGGGGCAGCGGATTTTTGCTCCAAAAAACCACTGCCCGCGCCCGCACCATGGAGACGTACTGCGGCTTGCCGCTGAAGGGATTTACCCAACACGCATAGCCAGCCTCCAGCCTTTTCATGAACCAGGGCATATAGAAGGCGGGAATGTCCGTGGCGCGGCTCACCGCCAGCAGGGTGGGCGCTACGGCCCGCACGGGGCCGGACGCGGCAGTGATGGTGACAAGAGGCCATTTCATGCGGGCAGTGTGTCAAGGGTGCGGGCGGCCGTCAATACGTGCATGCGAGGGATGCCGGGGGCACATATGCCCTGCCGACGGGCACGCTGCCATACGCGCATGCGGGAGCCGCCAGATGTCACGCGTGCCGCCGCCGGAGTCCTGCAGGCTTCCACGCGCCGCCCGCCGCCCCTCCGGGGCGGGGTAACGTGGTGCCCGACCGCACAAAGGTACCCTGCCCGACGCCGTCACGGCAGACACGGGGGGACGCCGTAAGCTTGTTTTGACAAATTTCATGCAATTGCTATTGTCTCAACAGAGCACCATACTGATAAAACTTTAAACACCTTGGTATTGCATGTCTTTTCTTTCATGGCTGCAACGCGTCTTCACACCTCCTTCCACTGGCGGTCATGACCTCGATAGCGGGGGTCAGGGTCTTCAGTGGAACCAGAACGTCCGTATCGTGCTGGCCATTATCATCGTCATAATCTCGGCCTTCGTGGTCTACAGGATACTGTCCTGATGTCAAAAAAACTCTGGCGTCTTACTGTGCGTGATGATTTCTCCGCCGGGCATGCCCTGCGCCACTATGAAGGCAAATGCGAACGCATGCACGGCCACAACTTTGCCGTGGAGCTTACCGTTGAGGGCAGCCAGCTTGCCGCTGGCACGGAAATGCTGCTGGACTTCAAAGTCCTGAAAAAGGGCCTCAAGGCCGTGCTCGACGCCCTGGACCACCGCCTGCTCAACGAAACCCCGCCCTTTGACCGCATCAATCCCTCGTCCGAAAATCTGGCGCGCCATATCTGGCAGGGCATGCAGGCGCATCTGGCCGCCCACGACGATCCCCAGGCCCGACTGGTGCGCCTGCACAGCGTCACTGTTTCAGAAAAGGGCGCTCAAAGCGCCACCTATCTGGAAACGGACTAGCGGCATCGCCCTCGCGGAGCGCTCCAATGCCACAGGCCCTCTGTCTTCTGCACGCCAATTGCCAGGGCGAAGCCCTGCTGCCGCTGCTGCAGAATGCTCCGGCCTTTGCGCGGCGCTTTGCCCTCCGCCACTACGTCAATTACACGCGGGAGCATATCGACAGCCAGGATTTGAGCCAGTGCGCGCTCTTTCTGTATCAGAGGCTGGCCCCCAAATGGGGCGACATTTCCACGGAGCAGATTCTTCCCCGGCTGCCCAAAAACTGCCAGGCTATTGAAATTCCCAACCTTTTCTTCAAGGGTTACTGGCCGTTCTGGACCAGCAAAACATCCATCAATTTTGGCGACAGCCTGCTGGAAAGCCTGCTGGAGCGTGGGCTGAACCCGGAAGAAGCGCTGCATGTCTACCTGCGCGCGACACCGGGCCTGATGGGCGACGTAGCCGCCGTGGCGGAAGAAAGCCTTCGCCGCGAGGAAGAAAAACAGGCTCAAAGCCCCATTGTCTGCGCGCCCCTGCTGCGCGAGTTGTGGCAAGAGGAGCAGCTTTTCATTACCGTCAACCATCCGGGCCGCACACTGATGTTCCACATGGCCGACAGCCTGTTGCGCCTGCTCGGGCTTGGCGGCCTGCCACAAGCCGCCCGCCGCGCCTACACCCATCCCCTTGAGGACTTCTGGCTGCCCATACACCCCAAAGCGGGCGCGCTGCTGGGCCTGCCATTCGCCAGCCCCGCACGGCGCTACCCCGTCTACCAGACCAGCCTGACCCATGCCCAGTACACGAGCTGCTATCTGGCATGCAAAAGCCACGATACGCCGGATTTGATAACCTTTTTAAAAAACCTGCCGCCCAGGCCTACCGCCTGAGCAGAGAACAGAAGGAGTTCTTCATGAAGGTGCTTCTTATCAACGGCAGCCCCCATCCCAAGGGCTGTACTTTTACGGCGCTGTCCACCGTTGCGGCGCAACTGAAAAAAAACGGCGTTGAAAGCGAACTGATCCAGATCGGTTCCAAGGCCATACGCGGCTGTATCGCCTGTGGAAAATGCAAGGATACGGGCTACTGCGTTTTCAAGGACGACCCCGTCAATGAAGTCATTGACCTTTTGCGCGCCGCCGACGGTGTGGTCGTGGGCTCGCCCGTGTACTACGCTGGCCCCAATGCCACCCTCTGCGCCCTGCTGGACCGCGCGTTCTTCATGAAGTCCGCGCCCTACGCCTTCAAACCTGCGGCGGCCGTCGTAAGCTGCCGCCGTGGCGGGGCCAGCG
Above is a genomic segment from Desulfovibrio sp. containing:
- a CDS encoding ABC transporter ATP-binding protein, whose amino-acid sequence is MLELRNVDTFYGNIQALRDISLKVEEGDIVTLIGANGAGKSTTLMTVCGINRPRQGEIFWYGKPIHTLPPHEIVALGISQVPEGRLIFPDLSVRENLDLGAFLRQDKEAVKDDLDYVFSLFPILAERRKQAGGTLSGGEQQMLAISRALMGRPKLLLLDEPSLGLAPIIIQQIFSIIQKVNANGTTVFLVEQNANQALRIATRGYVMENGRIVMSDSAANLLKSEEVRTAYLGM
- a CDS encoding DUF1848 domain-containing protein, producing the protein MKWPLVTITAASGPVRAVAPTLLAVSRATDIPAFYMPWFMKRLEAGYACWVNPFSGKPQYVSMVRARAVVFWSKNPLPLIAHLPAVEARGLASYVQYTLNDYEAEGWEPGVPPLERRVETFRRLAEAVGPDRVVWRFDPLMLAANPGGRMLSCEDLLERVERLAQALAGCTTKLVFSFADIAPYRKVAENLRRKGMAWRDFTPDEMRRMAAAIAAICARHGMRAATCGEKADLSAQGVEHNRCTDPELILQLTRRHPDVLDLFGMSVSEQMLLPGASGVFGAALGTEYPRDPGQRPTCLCVPCKDIGQYNTCPHGCVYCYANTSEAAARRSYQAHSVDGESIAELPGGRE
- the queD gene encoding 6-carboxytetrahydropterin synthase QueD, with amino-acid sequence MSKKLWRLTVRDDFSAGHALRHYEGKCERMHGHNFAVELTVEGSQLAAGTEMLLDFKVLKKGLKAVLDALDHRLLNETPPFDRINPSSENLARHIWQGMQAHLAAHDDPQARLVRLHSVTVSEKGAQSATYLETD
- a CDS encoding WcbI family polysaccharide biosynthesis putative acetyltransferase, which gives rise to MPQALCLLHANCQGEALLPLLQNAPAFARRFALRHYVNYTREHIDSQDLSQCALFLYQRLAPKWGDISTEQILPRLPKNCQAIEIPNLFFKGYWPFWTSKTSINFGDSLLESLLERGLNPEEALHVYLRATPGLMGDVAAVAEESLRREEEKQAQSPIVCAPLLRELWQEEQLFITVNHPGRTLMFHMADSLLRLLGLGGLPQAARRAYTHPLEDFWLPIHPKAGALLGLPFASPARRYPVYQTSLTHAQYTSCYLACKSHDTPDLITFLKNLPPRPTA
- a CDS encoding flavodoxin family protein, whose protein sequence is MKVLLINGSPHPKGCTFTALSTVAAQLKKNGVESELIQIGSKAIRGCIACGKCKDTGYCVFKDDPVNEVIDLLRAADGVVVGSPVYYAGPNATLCALLDRAFFMKSAPYAFKPAAAVVSCRRGGASASFDRLNKYFTIARMPVVASQYWNSVHGNNAEEVVQDKEGMQIMRTLGDNMAWLIKCIAAGKAAGINPPAIEAWEATNFIR